The Pseudanabaena galeata CCNP1313 genome includes a region encoding these proteins:
- a CDS encoding DUF4912 domain-containing protein: MARERPPLEEMTLRQLRKVAAELEISRYSRMRKSQLLADIQTILTAQGAASTQADSSNSETQEIVEASKFNVGSEETEENLESLAAIDQSIGDLPSGYGESRIVLLPRDPQWAYVYWDVPNSQKEELRRQGGQQLALRLYDATDVNLDYQTPNNLQEYNSDELAREWYLPIPISDRDYVAELGYRCADGRWLVLTRSKVVHVPPVFPSEWVEDNFITVPWDQTLKGQTFFTLVPPAKKVAPAPEETATTSSDTSYDEIFNIAREAEVQRISGSLYGSMQHESGIGMAPESISSYVFPSGAGLFAGAAGAISASGINYSGIGMSSYSFFSSEAPIRPRQFWLVADAELIVYGATEPDASVTIGGRPIKLNADGTFRFHTSFQDGIQDYPIFAVAADGEQNRAIHMKFERQTLERRTNTKEEAIPEWIS; encoded by the coding sequence ATGGCGAGGGAACGTCCTCCCCTAGAAGAAATGACCTTGCGTCAGCTTCGCAAAGTAGCAGCAGAGCTAGAGATTTCTCGTTACAGTCGAATGCGAAAATCTCAGCTACTCGCTGATATTCAAACTATTCTTACGGCTCAAGGTGCAGCCTCAACCCAAGCAGATAGTAGTAACTCGGAGACACAGGAAATCGTGGAAGCATCAAAGTTTAATGTGGGTAGTGAAGAAACAGAAGAAAACCTAGAATCACTTGCTGCCATTGATCAAAGTATCGGTGATTTACCAAGTGGTTATGGGGAAAGTCGTATCGTTCTATTACCTCGTGATCCCCAATGGGCTTACGTGTATTGGGACGTGCCTAATTCTCAAAAAGAAGAGTTACGCCGTCAAGGTGGACAGCAGTTGGCTCTACGTCTATATGATGCCACTGATGTTAATTTGGATTACCAAACTCCCAATAACTTACAGGAATACAACAGCGATGAACTTGCTCGCGAATGGTACTTACCAATTCCGATTAGCGATCGCGACTATGTAGCGGAACTTGGCTATCGTTGTGCCGATGGACGTTGGTTAGTGCTAACTCGCTCCAAGGTTGTTCATGTTCCCCCAGTATTCCCATCAGAATGGGTAGAAGACAACTTCATTACTGTACCTTGGGATCAAACACTCAAGGGTCAAACCTTCTTCACTTTGGTTCCTCCAGCTAAGAAGGTTGCTCCTGCTCCCGAAGAAACGGCTACTACCAGCAGCGATACTTCCTACGACGAAATCTTCAATATTGCCCGTGAAGCTGAAGTTCAGAGAATCTCTGGCTCTCTCTATGGCTCTATGCAGCATGAGTCGGGCATTGGTATGGCTCCTGAGTCTATCAGCTCCTACGTCTTCCCCTCTGGGGCAGGATTGTTTGCAGGTGCGGCAGGTGCAATCAGTGCTAGCGGCATTAACTACTCTGGCATTGGTATGTCCAGCTATAGTTTCTTCTCTAGCGAAGCGCCAATTCGTCCTCGCCAATTCTGGTTAGTTGCTGATGCTGAATTAATCGTCTATGGTGCAACTGAGCCTGATGCTTCCGTCACCATTGGCGGTCGTCCGATTAAGCTCAATGCTGACGGTACATTCCGCTTCCATACTTCTTTCCAAGATGGTATTCAAGACTATCCCATCTTTGCGGTTGCTGCGGATGGCGAACAAAATCGAGCCATTCACATGAAGTTCGAGCGTCAAACCCTTGAGCGTCGTACCAACACCAAAGAAGAAGCTATTCCTGAATGGATTAGCTAA
- a CDS encoding PDC sensor domain-containing protein: MASTSNKNRATSLGKSNQSSAKRSPKSPNTSKPNKPKGSMGLGLLLIVIGTSLIGLGGLGYFVYQELLSSSRREVDRSAEAQTRQLESKLTNVQQTVDGVAIASKVLLQQQPRPRVAAPFQRILVESLQNANSVSGMGITSNGNLLFPPAKPLVPYVWKEQSGLKPETSGQKLAAPNDKLLSGDRPDIPKAAFYQETLKGKASWSQPYSAVGKTIITYSAPISDGQKVVGIVNADAIASEILSVVDTATQNPTEESKIGFVVASSSGKVISASSQFQASETQNPSVTQALTSLAQQAKTEPSGITQTGGYIWAYRKIAGSDLLVAAQLPESEITNKLIILVGGAAVGISVILAIAILGFVNSLKKRLQPLTEECDRFLSQQGSSGVNIAGKDEIDHLGLSLKSTFQQVKTNEIRLRSELSQASSADDISMTAQIQQNFAETELMEAEVGDLLDVVSSMEEGDLTIEAQVNDRATGLVADTLNRLREKLVEIISSVLGTAQQVAQGAADLEELTRTVVLNTAEQAQSVTQGQALTEQVAAIAERSAAQVNVANQSLQEVRDTVASGQTSINTLTDSISVLQTGSAQIVQRMKTLGEFVGLAEQFVQDQGQIASLTQVLALNATLVAARAAEQKDPKQFSSVAREFESIAGQVNDLATQTNDGLTVLQQRTSQIQTVVTAIDAEVQNLSGLVAGFTSGVESSQSAFNSIQVATEEVVQIGQAITESSAEIADAAGSTASYISEIAQLADRTADLTRSARQQAEAMGNQAQQLLQGIQFFRLPESSGFVISANNAIASDAFDSPDTSANNLFDSSTESSSTEANNLGLVVPAIAVAATAFTLSQTEQNKTAGKYASPEEEDNTATDGQYLENLLDEGIGNDFAESHANQLSVEQSLDSISEDFISEEFLDNQNQEQTVYSDQTEISLIEESLLADLKQEIYDESSLDEISLTEASFKNPMEGVNESAIHDAASDPMIVSATSSFLEDTAFGIPSPLAEDANLHLPAFVDFTIPDLDDEDFHIPKMNIESTLDNSNSFFDSSDLIQDTAVDTYRADFDPFTMDDQTSMQPLIASDDLAIAASDHILTTSDTSIPVNNLENIADNIEFSELEDYSQFSSDNTNESLEQSIESSSNEAFSNTFDISFDESPFDRALDEALSDSLDQTFTADNTFDESAQDVLNIELADLPSQIPDMYLDSSSDDDFIEEFTFDVDENPLTNETNSTEIDSLFDSSLNQGEDRFTEEIIGDFEDQTDDYVVSMESSDLTEAEIFSEGFFDDSSSQDMSNQEIDELIPNPFDFSSGIQDDDSLTSDPQHSETSLLYLPDEQLEDLSPLLNEINVIASENIKDPFDGSMDLQEDILNIEMDLEADTQENALLDAAEQPPVSLPEDISESLSFELEDNLTATQLSLTNANQLFNESKVIESIEQDVLEDIDPFTVQLNPQEIINSDEAFVSEFTQSYSENDDADVSTMPEQDSETAFPSLFGASEDLEELDDFEQNWQSDIQEELPEAQDSVVNNSPNEIFDLVDFAQIEEMDNAMDNDLSDETFDEVFSLDVTEDFSTLTGSLNETSSMDLAEGLSIDEQELDYQEFINRSEANNFNVDENTSDFAGFTEDSETDEESILFSEISEIGNSIDNSEELEESVVFGAITENLVEDSSVVFPEFSISETSNLELDSLSIESIPDHSLEFSDNWFDEIAGKDQDNTEVTSLDDEDISIGYPSKDAIVEISDIESYGFADNLLNSLLDESDEKFDNVSMGLPDLETLPDFSDLSHDPFAIEDSENEFGKEPKFDFSDFDAPIIDPVNTARAEIDDFLSGDLGIPDIFEENFKPKPQETKSLDADNNPLQTDKPHTNEA, encoded by the coding sequence ATGGCAAGCACATCTAATAAAAATCGAGCGACCTCTTTAGGTAAGAGCAATCAGTCATCTGCAAAGCGATCGCCTAAGTCGCCGAACACATCCAAACCAAATAAGCCTAAAGGCTCAATGGGGCTGGGGTTATTGCTGATTGTGATCGGGACATCGCTAATTGGGTTGGGTGGTTTAGGATATTTTGTCTATCAAGAATTATTAAGTAGTTCTCGGCGGGAAGTTGATCGATCTGCCGAAGCTCAAACCCGTCAGCTTGAATCAAAACTCACAAATGTGCAGCAGACCGTCGATGGAGTCGCGATTGCGTCAAAAGTTTTATTGCAACAACAGCCGCGTCCAAGGGTAGCGGCTCCGTTTCAAAGAATATTGGTAGAGAGTTTGCAAAATGCCAACTCTGTCTCAGGTATGGGGATCACATCAAATGGCAATTTACTATTCCCACCCGCCAAACCACTTGTACCCTATGTCTGGAAAGAACAGTCTGGCTTAAAGCCTGAAACCTCTGGGCAAAAACTGGCTGCTCCCAATGACAAATTATTGTCAGGCGATCGCCCCGATATTCCCAAAGCCGCCTTTTATCAAGAAACATTGAAGGGCAAAGCTTCTTGGTCACAGCCATATAGCGCTGTGGGCAAAACGATTATTACCTATAGCGCTCCCATCAGTGACGGACAAAAAGTAGTCGGTATCGTTAACGCAGATGCGATCGCCAGTGAGATTTTGTCAGTGGTTGATACAGCCACCCAAAATCCTACTGAAGAAAGCAAAATTGGTTTTGTTGTGGCTAGCAGTAGTGGCAAAGTAATTTCTGCCTCTTCCCAGTTTCAGGCATCTGAGACCCAAAATCCTTCAGTTACGCAGGCTCTCACTAGTCTGGCTCAACAAGCTAAAACTGAACCATCAGGAATTACTCAAACTGGAGGTTATATCTGGGCTTACCGCAAAATCGCAGGCAGCGATTTGCTCGTTGCCGCACAGTTACCTGAATCAGAAATCACCAATAAACTAATAATTTTGGTCGGTGGTGCGGCGGTGGGCATCAGTGTGATCTTAGCGATCGCCATCTTAGGATTTGTCAATTCCCTCAAAAAGCGACTTCAGCCCCTTACAGAAGAATGCGATCGGTTCCTAAGTCAACAAGGAAGTTCAGGTGTCAATATTGCAGGCAAAGATGAAATTGATCATCTTGGACTCTCACTCAAAAGTACTTTCCAACAAGTCAAAACCAATGAAATTCGCTTACGTAGTGAATTAAGTCAAGCATCTTCCGCCGATGACATCTCGATGACCGCGCAAATCCAACAGAACTTTGCAGAAACAGAACTAATGGAAGCGGAAGTTGGGGATCTCCTTGATGTGGTCTCATCAATGGAAGAGGGAGATCTGACCATTGAAGCTCAAGTAAATGATCGCGCCACAGGACTAGTTGCCGATACACTCAACCGTTTACGCGAAAAACTGGTGGAGATTATTTCCAGCGTTTTGGGGACAGCCCAACAGGTAGCACAGGGAGCTGCTGATCTTGAAGAGTTAACCAGAACTGTGGTGTTAAACACCGCCGAACAAGCTCAATCGGTTACCCAAGGTCAAGCCTTAACCGAACAAGTAGCAGCGATCGCCGAGCGATCGGCTGCACAGGTCAATGTTGCTAACCAATCACTGCAAGAAGTTCGTGACACAGTTGCTTCTGGACAAACATCAATTAATACTCTAACTGACAGTATCAGTGTCTTGCAGACAGGTTCAGCCCAGATCGTACAGAGGATGAAAACGCTGGGTGAATTCGTCGGCTTAGCAGAACAGTTCGTACAAGATCAGGGACAAATTGCTTCGTTAACCCAAGTGCTAGCCCTTAATGCCACCCTTGTCGCCGCCCGCGCTGCTGAACAAAAAGACCCCAAACAATTTTCTAGTGTGGCTCGTGAATTTGAATCGATCGCAGGTCAAGTTAATGATTTGGCAACGCAAACTAATGACGGACTGACGGTGCTACAACAGCGCACATCTCAAATCCAAACCGTGGTAACGGCGATCGATGCTGAAGTGCAGAATTTGAGTGGACTGGTAGCTGGATTCACTTCAGGCGTAGAGTCATCGCAATCTGCCTTCAATAGCATCCAAGTAGCTACGGAGGAAGTTGTGCAAATTGGACAAGCTATTACTGAGTCTAGCGCCGAAATCGCTGATGCCGCAGGATCTACAGCAAGTTATATCAGTGAAATTGCCCAACTAGCTGATCGTACTGCTGACCTCACGCGATCGGCCAGACAGCAAGCCGAGGCAATGGGAAATCAGGCTCAACAATTATTACAAGGCATTCAATTTTTCCGCTTGCCAGAATCCTCAGGGTTTGTCATCTCTGCAAATAATGCGATCGCTTCAGACGCTTTTGACAGCCCCGATACATCTGCCAACAATTTGTTTGATTCATCGACAGAATCCAGTAGTACTGAAGCTAATAATTTAGGTTTGGTTGTACCTGCGATCGCTGTAGCTGCGACAGCATTCACCTTATCTCAGACAGAACAGAATAAAACGGCAGGCAAATATGCATCCCCAGAAGAGGAAGACAACACTGCTACTGATGGTCAATACCTTGAAAATCTACTTGACGAAGGCATTGGTAACGATTTTGCCGAAAGTCATGCAAATCAGTTATCAGTAGAGCAAAGTCTTGATTCTATTTCAGAAGATTTCATTTCAGAAGAGTTTCTTGACAATCAAAATCAAGAACAAACAGTATACTCTGATCAAACGGAGATATCTTTAATCGAAGAATCACTTCTTGCCGATCTCAAGCAAGAAATCTATGATGAATCTTCACTTGATGAGATTTCTCTTACTGAAGCGTCGTTCAAAAATCCCATGGAGGGGGTTAACGAGTCGGCAATCCACGATGCAGCAAGTGATCCAATGATTGTCTCTGCTACTTCTTCATTCTTAGAAGATACAGCTTTTGGAATTCCCTCACCGCTTGCTGAAGATGCAAATCTTCATTTACCAGCGTTTGTCGATTTTACAATTCCCGATCTAGATGATGAAGATTTTCATATCCCAAAAATGAATATAGAGTCTACGTTAGATAATTCTAACTCATTCTTTGACAGTAGCGATTTAATCCAAGATACAGCCGTGGATACCTATAGAGCGGATTTCGATCCATTTACGATGGATGATCAAACATCTATGCAGCCATTAATAGCATCTGATGATTTAGCGATCGCCGCTAGCGATCATATTTTAACTACATCAGATACAAGTATTCCTGTAAATAATTTGGAGAATATTGCTGACAATATTGAATTTTCTGAGCTTGAAGATTATAGCCAGTTCTCATCAGATAATACAAATGAATCCTTAGAGCAATCTATAGAAAGCTCCTCTAACGAGGCTTTTAGCAATACTTTCGATATATCTTTTGACGAATCCCCATTTGATCGAGCTTTAGATGAAGCCCTGAGTGACTCTCTAGATCAGACTTTTACTGCTGATAATACTTTTGACGAATCGGCTCAAGATGTATTGAATATTGAACTAGCTGATTTGCCATCACAAATTCCAGACATGTATCTTGATTCATCTTCCGACGATGATTTTATAGAAGAGTTTACTTTTGATGTAGATGAAAATCCCTTAACAAATGAAACTAATTCGACCGAAATTGATAGTTTATTTGATTCGAGCCTGAATCAAGGAGAAGATAGATTTACAGAGGAAATCATTGGAGATTTTGAAGATCAAACAGATGATTACGTAGTATCAATGGAATCTTCAGATTTAACTGAAGCAGAAATCTTTTCTGAAGGATTTTTTGATGACAGTTCTAGTCAAGACATGTCTAATCAAGAAATTGACGAACTTATCCCTAACCCATTTGATTTCTCTTCAGGTATTCAAGATGATGACTCTCTTACTTCAGACCCTCAGCATTCAGAAACATCGCTGCTATACCTACCCGATGAGCAATTAGAAGATCTCTCTCCCTTACTTAATGAAATCAACGTAATTGCTTCAGAAAATATTAAAGATCCATTTGATGGTTCTATGGATCTTCAAGAAGACATCCTAAATATAGAGATGGATCTAGAAGCCGATACACAAGAAAATGCGTTATTAGATGCAGCAGAACAACCGCCAGTCAGTCTACCTGAAGATATTTCTGAGAGCCTTTCATTTGAGTTAGAAGACAACTTGACAGCTACTCAACTCTCTCTAACTAATGCTAATCAATTGTTTAATGAGTCTAAAGTAATAGAATCTATTGAGCAGGATGTTTTAGAAGATATCGATCCCTTTACTGTACAACTCAATCCTCAAGAGATTATTAACAGTGATGAAGCATTTGTTTCAGAATTCACACAATCGTATTCTGAAAATGATGATGCAGATGTCTCAACTATGCCAGAGCAAGATTCTGAGACGGCTTTTCCTTCATTGTTTGGCGCAAGTGAGGATCTAGAAGAATTGGATGACTTTGAGCAAAACTGGCAATCTGACATTCAAGAAGAGTTGCCTGAAGCTCAAGATTCAGTTGTGAATAATAGTCCTAATGAAATCTTCGATCTAGTAGACTTTGCACAGATTGAAGAAATGGACAATGCAATGGACAATGATTTATCAGATGAAACATTTGATGAAGTATTTAGTTTAGATGTAACTGAAGATTTTAGTACTTTAACAGGTTCTCTAAATGAAACATCTTCTATGGACTTAGCAGAAGGTTTGTCGATTGACGAACAAGAGTTAGACTATCAAGAATTTATTAATCGTTCCGAAGCTAATAACTTCAATGTCGATGAGAATACATCGGATTTTGCAGGATTTACTGAAGATTCAGAAACTGATGAAGAATCAATTCTATTTAGCGAAATATCAGAAATAGGAAATTCCATAGACAACTCTGAAGAACTTGAAGAATCAGTTGTTTTTGGGGCGATCACCGAAAATCTAGTTGAAGATTCTTCAGTAGTCTTTCCAGAATTTAGTATCTCTGAAACTAGTAATTTAGAATTAGATTCTCTATCTATTGAATCCATACCTGATCATTCCCTAGAATTTTCAGATAATTGGTTTGATGAAATTGCAGGAAAAGATCAAGACAATACAGAAGTTACCAGCTTAGATGATGAAGATATATCTATTGGATATCCATCTAAAGATGCAATTGTTGAAATTTCAGATATTGAGTCCTATGGATTTGCTGATAATTTACTGAATAGTCTACTGGATGAATCTGATGAAAAGTTTGATAATGTATCTATGGGTTTACCAGATTTAGAAACATTGCCAGACTTTTCCGATCTTAGCCATGATCCTTTTGCAATTGAAGATAGCGAAAATGAATTTGGAAAGGAGCCTAAGTTTGACTTTTCGGACTTTGATGCACCAATAATAGATCCAGTTAATACAGCAAGAGCAGAAATTGATGATTTCCTTTCGGGGGATTTAGGGATACCAGATATCTTTGAGGAAAATTTTAAACCTAAACCTCAAGAAACTAAATCTTTAGATGCCGACAATAATCCGCTTCAAACAGACAAACCACATACAAACGAAGCTTAA
- a CDS encoding NgoPII family restriction endonuclease, whose product MTNLLEAILNIVNNNQLDLANHSKSSNKINAIGDSLEFFIKDAFCNSFNVELANKEISIYPQYFSYIGNSSNPPDLILQNGDAVEVKKIESLKTSIALNSSYPKSKLLANDPMITKACRNCEEGWNSKDIIYAIGVVPKEEKRLKLLWLVYGDCIAADKQIYERIRSGICNGINQIAGIEFADTNELARVNKVDPLGITYLRVRGMWGIENPINIFNYIDIEYNEKDNFQMIVLLQENKYLDFPEQVRQSLETLSNTTKLEIKDIQIKSPNNPAKLLKSKIIIYRR is encoded by the coding sequence ATGACTAACTTACTAGAAGCAATCTTAAATATCGTAAATAATAATCAATTAGATTTAGCTAATCATTCTAAAAGCAGCAACAAGATTAATGCTATTGGGGATAGCCTAGAGTTTTTTATCAAAGATGCTTTTTGTAATTCTTTTAATGTTGAACTAGCAAACAAAGAAATAAGTATCTATCCTCAATACTTTTCATATATTGGCAACTCTAGCAATCCTCCAGATTTAATCTTACAAAATGGAGATGCTGTAGAAGTTAAGAAGATTGAATCGCTCAAAACATCGATCGCTTTAAATAGTTCATATCCAAAGTCAAAACTCTTGGCTAATGATCCCATGATTACTAAGGCTTGTCGTAATTGCGAGGAGGGGTGGAATAGCAAAGACATTATTTATGCAATTGGAGTAGTTCCAAAAGAGGAGAAAAGATTAAAATTACTATGGCTCGTCTATGGAGATTGCATTGCCGCAGACAAACAAATATACGAGAGAATTAGAAGTGGTATCTGTAATGGGATTAATCAAATAGCAGGAATTGAATTTGCTGACACTAATGAATTAGCTAGAGTTAATAAGGTTGATCCTCTTGGCATCACTTATCTGAGAGTAAGAGGAATGTGGGGAATCGAAAATCCTATTAACATCTTTAATTATATAGATATAGAATATAACGAGAAAGATAATTTTCAAATGATTGTGTTATTGCAAGAGAATAAATATTTGGACTTTCCTGAGCAGGTTCGACAATCTTTAGAAACTCTATCAAATACCACAAAGCTAGAGATTAAAGACATTCAAATTAAATCCCCTAATAATCCTGCTAAGTTATTAAAATCAAAAATCATCATTTATAGAAGATAA
- a CDS encoding sensor histidine kinase, with protein MATGLATIYEALHQDIQTREFVEELHQTDAKEFWYKLIAVLQQFSMQRQLKGLLLTHHPYIFPNAVYRQPDLHTWVFTTSKSSLFPTGSLPISNTQVVSIPKADPLNQEWFCILVTEIFSVVVLASAKSHSCIWSLHPVAIQAAIAVLLMRIRRTDQQNLLQTKLQQFPLSLPPYQVMARFCTVLMAQSSIHQELAIPEIQEVDIIKAITHEVRTPLTTIRMLVRSLKRRKDISAEVKARLDRVDAECTEQIERFNLIFEAAQLDSYAIMLEATQIEQILSDGFMRWQDHAGRRQISLEMILPTEIPAILSNALLLSQVLNGLIDRLVRSFPPDSHIQLILTSAGEYLKLQFQSQVTQQGGGDLPLLKAVGQWLMLQPETGTLSLSLPTTKTLLKALGGKLTVRMHSTSAAYDGEILTIFLPFI; from the coding sequence TTGGCAACAGGATTGGCAACAATATACGAAGCACTGCATCAAGACATACAAACCCGCGAGTTTGTTGAAGAGTTGCATCAAACTGACGCAAAGGAATTTTGGTATAAGCTAATTGCCGTCCTCCAGCAATTTTCGATGCAGCGACAGCTTAAGGGGCTTTTGTTAACTCATCATCCATATATTTTCCCGAATGCAGTCTATCGACAACCCGATTTACATACTTGGGTATTTACTACTAGTAAATCTTCCCTATTTCCCACTGGCTCTTTACCAATTAGCAACACTCAAGTTGTCTCGATTCCTAAAGCCGATCCCCTTAATCAAGAATGGTTTTGTATTTTAGTCACAGAAATTTTTAGTGTTGTAGTTCTAGCCTCTGCAAAAAGTCATAGCTGTATTTGGTCGCTGCATCCTGTGGCTATTCAAGCGGCGATCGCTGTACTTCTAATGCGGATTCGGCGTACTGATCAACAAAATTTATTACAAACAAAGCTGCAACAATTTCCGCTTAGCTTGCCGCCCTATCAAGTCATGGCAAGATTCTGCACAGTTTTAATGGCGCAATCTTCAATTCATCAAGAGTTAGCGATCCCTGAAATCCAAGAAGTTGATATCATCAAGGCGATTACCCATGAGGTGCGAACTCCGCTGACGACGATCCGTATGTTGGTGCGATCGCTAAAACGACGCAAAGATATCTCGGCGGAAGTAAAAGCGCGATTAGATCGAGTTGATGCGGAATGTACGGAGCAGATCGAGAGATTTAATTTGATTTTTGAAGCCGCACAACTCGATAGTTACGCCATTATGTTGGAAGCGACCCAAATTGAACAAATCTTAAGTGATGGATTTATGCGTTGGCAAGACCATGCAGGACGGAGACAGATCTCTTTAGAAATGATATTACCGACAGAGATTCCTGCGATTTTGAGCAATGCTCTCCTGCTTTCTCAAGTTCTCAACGGACTCATCGATCGCCTAGTTCGCAGTTTTCCTCCCGATAGTCATATTCAGCTTATTTTAACCAGTGCGGGTGAGTATCTAAAGCTACAGTTTCAATCACAAGTAACTCAACAAGGCGGCGGTGACTTGCCCTTACTCAAGGCTGTAGGACAATGGCTGATGCTACAACCTGAGACTGGAACCTTAAGTTTGAGTTTGCCAACTACAAAAACTTTGCTAAAAGCGCTGGGCGGAAAACTGACCGTCAGAATGCATTCCACTAGTGCCGCCTACGATGGCGAAATTTTGACAATCTTTTTGCCATTTATTTGA
- a CDS encoding sensor histidine kinase, with translation MLAASPDLVALARSQIILLTQSLGAVASAIYITENVADGMPTNLIEVAVFPEDDLAALPETFPENLPLLSIEVGGLVKQRRFVLPLIYEETILGFLMTGRDDRDWQEYEQSQIQQIANTLAIACALDRRNQWLVANQQRHYEEQSNFFASLLHQLRNPLTAIRTFAQLLSRRIIESDPNQKFVTGILRETQHIQDLLNEADRPEPLLLPQAEHEKALLPAATIDLAPVNLNGILEAIANFASAIAQDRNIQFLSNIPSHLPKVVGNESGLREAIGNLVENALKYTPERGYVLLGADVKPDTVYIYVQDTGVGIPDADLPRLFERSFRGRQADGDISGTGLGLAIANELVQKMEGSIHVISQVGKGSTFAVTLKRSA, from the coding sequence ATGCTTGCCGCCAGCCCCGATCTAGTAGCCCTAGCCAGATCTCAAATTATATTACTGACCCAAAGTCTGGGTGCAGTTGCTAGTGCTATCTATATCACTGAAAATGTCGCCGACGGGATGCCTACCAATCTAATTGAGGTTGCCGTATTCCCTGAAGATGATTTGGCAGCGCTGCCAGAAACTTTTCCAGAAAATTTGCCCTTGTTATCAATAGAGGTTGGTGGTCTAGTAAAACAACGCCGATTTGTACTGCCCTTGATTTATGAGGAAACAATTTTAGGCTTTCTGATGACAGGAAGAGACGATCGCGACTGGCAGGAATATGAACAATCGCAAATTCAACAAATTGCCAATACTTTAGCGATCGCCTGTGCTTTAGATCGTCGCAATCAATGGTTAGTCGCGAACCAACAGCGCCACTATGAAGAGCAAAGCAATTTTTTTGCTTCTTTATTGCATCAACTTCGCAATCCTCTGACAGCAATTCGCACTTTTGCTCAACTTTTATCACGGCGCATCATTGAGTCAGATCCTAATCAAAAATTTGTAACGGGGATTTTGCGCGAGACTCAGCATATTCAAGATCTGCTTAATGAAGCAGATCGCCCTGAACCATTGCTACTACCGCAAGCCGAACATGAAAAAGCCCTATTACCTGCGGCAACTATAGATCTTGCACCTGTAAATTTAAACGGAATTTTGGAGGCGATCGCTAATTTTGCCAGTGCGATCGCTCAAGATCGCAATATTCAGTTTCTATCTAATATTCCATCTCATTTACCAAAAGTAGTAGGTAATGAATCAGGGTTAAGAGAAGCGATCGGTAATTTGGTAGAGAATGCCCTTAAGTACACCCCTGAACGTGGCTATGTGTTGCTGGGTGCAGATGTGAAACCTGACACAGTTTATATCTATGTTCAAGATACAGGGGTGGGAATTCCTGATGCTGATTTACCAAGGCTATTTGAACGTAGTTTTCGCGGTAGACAAGCGGATGGCGATATTTCTGGTACGGGGCTAGGGCTAGCGATCGCCAATGAATTGGTACAGAAAATGGAAGGAAGTATTCATGTGATTAGCCAAGTGGGTAAGGGAAGTACTTTTGCGGTGACACTCAAGCGATCGGCATAA